The window GAAGAGAAAGCCTGCCAAATGGGGTGGGTGTGTGCGCACATTTGGCTGTCCCAGCAGCTGATACCAAATGTTGGAAATAACTATTTCCATCTGTCATTTTCATCCCCCCCCACTCTCCTTCCACTCTAAAATTAATTATGTTAGGAATGATTTCTTACCTCCTTAGATATTTATGTCAGACAAGGGCTCAAGCAAAAGATGTATACTTCGTCATTAACGTTTCATAATACCTTATGACTCCATGGAATTCTTGTAGCTTTCTTTTCACAGCTGGGATATCTTACATGGCTTGCTAAATTCTTCAGACTTATTCTCATTACATACTTTTCTTCCTTGCAATACACTCATTGTCTTTCACACATAGTATATTGACAAGTGCTACAGAAACCATGACATTCTCATAGCAATGCACTGATTCTTAGAATAAACAGTGTTTGTTGTTCAGTGTTAAATTCTATGTTTGAAATCTCAACCTAGGAACACACTGCATCGTATCACATTGTTCTTGGTTGCTTCAACATCTGGGATTAGACCTTTTTCAGTTGTATCATGTTAAAGTTCctcattttagaattaaaaacatataatcTTAGGTTTCATTCGTAACTGAATTCTTGCTTCAACCAAATCTATGTTCTAATACCGGGGTCCCCAACCgccaggccacagaccagtaccggAACTGGTCTTGGCTAGGAACTTGGCTGCACAGTGAGCAttgctgcctgagctccgcctcctctCAGATCAGCGggggcattagattctcttaggagcgcaaaccctattgtgaactgtgcatgttagggatctaggttgtgcgctccttatgagaatctaatgcctggtgaTCTTCTGAGGTGGAACGGTTTCACCCCGAAACCATATCCCAATGCCCCTCAgtctgtctgtggaaaaattgtcttccacgaaactggtccctggtgccaaaaaaggttGTGGAGTGCTGTTCCAATGACCGATCCTGTTTTTGTGCATCATTCATAGTTTTCCTTTCGAATTTTATATCCTATTATATAGGTTTAGGTGAAGTCTGCTTTCTCCCTTAAGCCTACTCCATATTGGGTTTTCCAAGTAAAGGACAGAGTCATGTACTTCAAGAGGCTGTTCATGTATACTATGAATTTTTGCAGTCTttactatttattgagtgactactTATTTAAGTATCTTTGTTTTCTTAGCTCTTTGCACATGAACTTGGGTACAAATCAGAAATTTGCTGTAATTCTAAAGTGACAGATTAGAGGGATCAGGTTAGAAGGGCATAGGGAGGGAATATCTAGGAATTATGAATGTCATGACCCCAAATAATGTTCTAAtgctaaattgttttcttaagtggatagaaatgaaaattctatAAAATTCTGTGTTAGTTTTGTTTCTTGAATTTATCAGTAAATTTTTATCATTGaatatgttctcatttttttctactgcTTCTATCTTTAAAAGAAAGTGAGGAATTTTATCAGACCATGGCTTAGAGTAGAGCAGTGGCATAATAGGATtatgtatttctatgtatataattttgtcctattttttgaaattctaattgtttaattttagtatcattgtttgttcttttccttattttcctgtaattttttcttGTGGATGGTTTAGAATAGTTTTATACCTGGTATGAAATATAAACCACCTGTAGCAGGCCTAACACATAATTTCATAAATGATCAGATAGAGAGATGCCCTGGATTTATAATCTACAAGGCTCATCATCATATTATGTGACTAAGTTGTAGCATAACCTcttctaaattattaaattttagaatatatcaCCAAAAGTTGTGCATGGAAAGTAAAAATTATGGAGTGTATCATTGCTTGAGGCAGGGTTAGCAGGTGGGGTGTTGAGATTAGAAGTAGACAACTCTCCTAGAGACCGATGTCCCAGTCCAAGAACCATTAAGATGAGCCCTGGAGCTACCACTTAATCATTCCTGGGTTGATTTTGATGAGAGACACAACTCCTTTGGTCTTTGTGtcttcatttattaaaatgataatcaTTAAGGTTTTTCTAGTCCTGAGCCTTCTGTTATTCTGTCTGGAGATAAGATATttaactgtctttttcatattttaggacCCAGATGATGTGGTACCAGTTGGCCAAAGAAGAGCCTGGTGTTGGTGCATGTGCTTTGGACTAGCATTTATGCTTGCAGGTGTTATTCTAGGAGGAGCATACTTGTACAAATATTTTGCACTTCAAGTAAgtggaaaaattattttgtgtctctgatttttttttgcctCTCCCGATGTGCATTTCAAAATTGTTTACAACTTGCGCTAAGCTTGTACTTTTTATCTGTGACCTTCAGCCAtagtggtagttctattttaaagcTGTGTTTAAACATCTCTCCATGATATGTTTGCTGAGCCCATCACACACAGTCACTAAAAGCAGAGTAACTTGAAATGTTGGTGACTAAAGGATTTATTTAGGTCATTGGGTGATTTTACTAACCTTTATTTTCCTACTATAATTAAGGGTTGAGAGGAATAGTATTATCAATTGCCAGTTGAATAAATACATCAGCCACAAATGTTTTCATGTTGATAGGCCATAACTTGATAGTCAGCTTGGACTCCCCTATGGTCCTGCTGTACCCTTGGGCCCAGAATACAGTAAGACCATGTCTCTGCTTCTTTTCCAGTCATGGTTTCACTAAAGAACTGTGTGACTTCAGCAGTGATATTGAAATAACATAGGATGAAAGTTGTTTATAACTTTGAGTGTTTAATAGTAATCCCAGTGGGTTAAGACAAAGGTCTTCCTTGTGATTAATTATAATTTACAatctattttgtaatatatttctcTTGGCAataatacacaatttttttttttttaggagttttGAAGGGGAAATTACTTTCAAGGTTTTATGACTACTTCAGCTGTTTCAAAATTTGGAGAAACAGTTGACAACTAgacttattaaaataatttaactaaTTTTGAAACATTCTCAATTTCATGCTCATTTTCTGTGTTGTTCAAGATAATCAATCACATGTTGATAGACATTACCAAAATACTAGTCATctttttaaatacagtttttttttacaagaaataCATATAGTATAGAAAAAATCATCGCAATTCCATTTTCCAGAGATAACATTTGgtgcattaacttttttttttttcttgagacagagtttctctcttgttgcccagactggagtccaatggcgcgatctcggctcacttcaccctctgtctcctgggttcaggcaattctcctgcctcagcctcccaagtagctgagattacaggcacctgccaccactcctggctaatttttatacctttagtagagacagggtttcaccatgttggccaggctggtctcaaactcctgacctcaggcgatccacccaccttggcctcccaaagtgctaggattacaggcgtgacacaccgtgcctggccctgtgcaTTCACATTTTGTATACCCTTAGTCTTTattgtgtgtgtagtgtgtgttgtgtgtgtgtgtgtgtgtgtgtgtatgtgtgtgtgcgtgcgcgcgcgcacgTGTACATGTACTGTGTGTTtggctttttttgagatggggtctcactctgtcatccaggctggagtgcggtggtgcaatcacagctcactgtagcctcaacctcttgggctcaggcaatcctcccgcctcaacctcccccgtagtagctaggactacaggtgcgtggcaccatacccagctaatttttttattttttgtggagacagggtctcaccatgttgcccaggctggtcttgaactccagggctcaagcagtccatctGTCTCAGGTCTCCTCtccccaaagtattaggattacaggcatgagttactgcaCCTGACCTTATGTACTGTTTTTTCGTTTTGTAAAAGTGAGACAGTAGCATAAAGATTTGCTGTAATCTAATATTTTCCACTGAATTGTGATATAAAGGGAAAAGTAGAACTACCTATATGCATatagaaatttcagaaaaattatcCCTTTTTTGGCTAATAAGGAAAAAGTCATTTAATTAGTAGACCATATcaaaactttttaatatattctttcaGAAAAACTTGACTAGTTTTGGAATATATTCTTCTATAAAAACTGCTTACAGGTAGAGTAGGTCtgttgtttctttatatttatttgttactggatagctaattatttttatgttctatTTTCACCTACCAGGAAAAGTAAAGGGAAAACCAGCTGCCTTTCTTCTGAAGCTGTTCTTTTACAGTGCTTCAAAACCTGATCTTAAAGAATATGTTAACTCTGTAATTAAACTGTCTGACTTGTCATCTAAAAGCAAGAGTTTGCAAGCAAAATGCTGTTTAGATAGAGGTGGCAGCTTAAGTAATGCTTATTTAAAAACCTGTCTCATGCTGAATTGCTGAAATGAGTCTTTAAACTCTCTATAGCCAGATGACGTGTACTACTGTGGAATAAAGTACATCAAAGATGATGTCATCTTAAATGAGCCCTCTGCAGATGCCCCAGCTGCTCTCTACCAGAcaattgaagaaaatattaaaatctttgAAGAAGAAGAAGTTGAATTTATCAGTGTGCCTGTCCCAGAGTTTGCAGATAGTGATCCTGCCAACATTGTTCATGACTTTAACAAGGTGAGCCAAGTGTCCAGAATTGTAGAAAAGAATGCAGGTTCTGTAGTTTAtgctttttgtagttttaatttcaatatttgctaatttattatatttagagtTTAGTTTAATAAACTGTCAGCATTTGGTGGGCTCTGCTTTGTCTGAAGCAGACCCTGCTGATGCAGCCTTCTCATATCTTatctctccttccccttgcctTACCTACTCTTAAAGCCCACCTCATGACTGTTCCTCCTTTGCTGGCAaactaatattttttatatgttcCCACATTTTCTTAGATAAGAGGTAATTTATGTTCCTGTTTCTTGGTAGCATTTTCAAAATCAATAATTTTGTTAATCTGTTTTAAAGTTCTCATTCTATATTTTTCCCCAGCTTTTGAGCATTTTTATGTAATGCAGAAAAGTTGAATACCCAGAATCCTCCGCTTTGTTCCAAATATTGCCATATTTGCTTCATCTCTTTTTCTGTCATTTGACATAAGTACTTATGCTATTATCTCTCAAGAATGAGTTGTCCTCCTACGTAACCACATAATTATCACATCTAAGAAAATTAACATGATCTTATAggacagtagtccccccttatccgtGGGGGATACAtgccaagacccccagtggatgtctgaaactGCATATAGTACCAAACCttgtatatactatgttttttcctgttagtgtacgtatatacatatgttaaaatttaatttacaaattagccACAGTAATAGATTAAcgacaataataataaaacagttataacaaaatactataataaaagttatgtgaaggtggtttctcaaaatattttattatgctgTACTCACCTAGGTATTTGTGGACTGTAGTTAACTAAAGGTAACTGAAACTCGAGAAGCACAACCTCAGATAAGAGGGACTACTGTATTTAATATGTTTACATTTCTGTTTATGTTTACATTTCCCCAATTTTTGTCccaagaattttttgttttttcaaatcaGGATTCAGAGATTCAGAAGTTCATGTATCACCTGTGATTTTTATGTCTCTCTGTAAGCTTGCCATTTTGAACACTCGAATATATTACTGAAGTTAGCTTTGCAAACATTTCGTGCCTGATAAATACATCTGATGGATGTTTATAAACCAGTTTGAAAATTTACTTATTTCAAGGAAATAAACTTCCAAAgcaaatagtaaataataatagttaacactTACTGAGCTCTTAGGAATCAAAATGTTGACATTATTTGATTTAAGTTATTCTTAAAAACCGTTCTATGAGATAGTCTTTCTCAACCAGCGTTTCTCATTTGAACCACAGAACACAAAATCATTTAAATGACTGTTTTTCTAATGTTCTAAGGATGGTAGTATTCAAGATACATATGAGAAAATTTAATCTTTACATACAATGGACAGATAACCTTAGAGGGCATTTGAGCTTATAAGTGAGGAAGTTAAATTGCTTAATTATATAATAAGTATTTGCAGTTAATTTGAATAGGTATTATTACTTATTATAGAAATATACCCTCGATGAGCATTTTATTTACTGGTAGCAATATTTTTTCCTCTCCCATTCCCACTTCCAACTTTATCCAGCCAAATTCTGAATTTGTTGAAATGCAAGTGATTTATACATTCTAAAGCCAATTCATTTTAATGAtacaaattattcttaaaaatccAGTTGCTGCCTGTTTTTGCAAGTATTACTGTAACTACACTGtatctttttcttcccagaaacTTACAGCCTATTTAGATCTTAACCTGGATAAGTGCTATGTGATCCCTCTGAACACTTCCATTGTTATGCCACCCAGAAACCTACTGGAGTTACTTATTAACATCAAGGTATAAGAATGTTGACTGTTTTTGATGAATGATGCCTTCATAGTGTTTTGGAATTCCCTGTTGAGAAATTAGCCCTATAGGAGCCCATTTTATCAGACTGTAGTTAAGAATTTTCAAAGAGGAACTAATactcatggtttttgtttttaatgttttatatcttgaaattgaaataaatttctcAAATAATGTTTTAAGTTTTCCTAAAGAGCCAGGGAGTAAATATTTGCCAACTACTTAATTCTGGTGCCATAGACAATACGTAAAACAGATGAACATGACTATATtccaaaaaaaattctacttataaaaacaagccgggggcggtggctcatgcctgtaatcccaggactttgggagacctaggtgggaggatcgcttgaggccaggaatttgagaccagcctggacaacatagtgagaacatAAAACAAACAGATGGTGGGTAGTAGTTTGGCAACCTGTTCCATACCATAATGTGTAAGAATTTTGTCTTGTTTCTCTAGTCTACTCAGTGTATGTTCTGAGATAGTCATGTCATGTATTCTTTTCTGAATGTAGGCTGGAACCTATTTGCCTCAGTCCTATCTGATTCATGAGCACATGGTTATTACTGATCGCATTGAAAACATTGATCACCTGGGTTTCTTTATTTATCGACTGTGTCATGACAAGGAAACTTACAAACTGCAACGCAGAGAAACTATTAAaggtaatactttttaaatattaaagtgtTGGGCAGAAAAGTTCATTGCATTAAACTGGATTTAGGTGAAGCCTAGTCATTGTTACCAATATACCTGCCATGAGTGAGGTAATATTGTGTCGTTATataatatttccaggtttctataGAATTATCTTAATTCCATTTAGTAAGTCCACTCTTTTCAGGTGGAGAGAAAAGGTCAATGTGAAATGTCATTGCCTTGAGATGCTGGTACCTCATTTTCCATCTAGTTAGTCACCCTGTCCAACTTCCCATCCTACCACTTTGGTTCAGCCATACTGAAAGGGTTTTTATTATCCAGAGGGTCTCTTGGGACCAGCTCTTCAGCTGTGTTTTCAGGGATCTGGATTCCAAGCAGGCTGTTTGCCTTTTGGATCATATTGGGAATAATCACTGTCAGGGTAGTTGGAAAGGAATTTGGGTGAAGAACTAAGAGCATTGATACAACTAGTGTTGTAGCTTTGCCAaatcatttaacttttattttctcacctGAAATATAAGAATTACAGTATCTCCCCATTTCCTTTTAAGAGcattgtgaaaataaaaagaaagtacatGTGGCAGCTGTGGAAAGTAAGAAGTGCCATTCAGATACACTGTGGTGTGATTTCTTTGGAATTGTGTCACCCAGTAAAAGTGCTTTCCTGGCTTTTTGCtagcattttaaataatactgTTCTCTCATCTCCGGCTGTTGAGTCATCTGAAACcagcttgatttctttttttgttttttttccaacttttattttagattcaggggtacatgtgcaggtttgttacaaagggtATATTATCTGAtgtgaggtttggggtacagatgatcccatcactcaggtagtgagcaaagtacccaataggtagtttttcttttcttttcttttttttattatactttaagttctgagttACATGTgtacaatatgcaggtttgttacataggtatacaggtgccatggtggtttgctgcacccatcaacctgtcaccaaattaggtatttctcctaatgttatccctcccctaggcccccacctcccgacaggccccagtgtgtgatgttcccctctctgtgtccatgtgttcttattgttcacctcccacttatgagtgagaagatgcagtgtttggttttctgatcttgtgatagtttgctgagaatgatggtttccagcttcatccacctccctgcaaaggacatgaactcatccttttttatggctgcataaaattccatggtgcatatgtgccacattttcttaatccagtctatctttgatggacatttgggttggttccaagtttgctattgtgagtagtgccacagtaaacgtacatgtgcatgtgtctttatagcagcatgatttataatcctttgtgtatatgcccagtaatgggattgctgggtcaaatggtatttctggttctagatccttgaggaattgccacactctcttccacaatggttgaactaatttacactcccaccaacagtgtaaaagcgttccccaataggtagtttttcaacccttacctcctccctccctccctcccttccttataGTCCTCAGTATGTatcattcccatctttatgtcagTGAGttcccagtgtttagctcctacttataagtgagagcattgTAAGGtaggcatttggttttctgtttctgtgttaattcatttatgataatggcctccagctgtatccatattgctgcaaaggacatgatttcttttttattgctgtgttgatttcttacattttaaaattctcttggttcataattttttttaaagtcagcctTACATGTGCCATGAAATTTACCCTTTTTAGTGTGCAACTCTGAGTTTCCACAAAGATACACATGGTCTTGCAAGCACCACcatagtcaagatacagaacattttcaatACCTTCAAGTTCATGAATTTGTAAGCAGTCTGGATAGCATTATTAATGTTGCTGTGATCTGTCAAGATATTAATACTTGGttcagaaaagggagaaaaattacttttcttcagTGTAAACATTCAAACTGTAGAAGTTTTTGTGGAATATAGAGTGAAATACTTCTATATGTctaaataataactataaaaattatgtgaatatttattattaaagaatcaaaattttaaaaaacttttttcccTCTCGAACAGGTATTCAGAAACGTGAAGCCAGCAATTGTTTCGCAATTCggcattttgaaaacaaatttgcCGTGGAAACTTTAATTTGTTCTTGAACAGTCAAGAAAAACATTATTGAGGAAAATTAATATCACAGCGTAACCCCACCCTTTACATTTTGTGcagtgattattttttaaagtcttctttCATGTAAGTAGCAAACAGGGCTTTACTATCTTTTCATCTCATTAATTCAATTAAAACCAttaccttaaaatttttttctttcgaAGTGTGGTGTCTTTTATATTTGAATTAGTAACTGTATGAAGTCATAGATAATAGTACATGTCACCTTAGGTAGTAGGAAGAATTACAATTTCTTTAAATCATTTATCtggatttttatgttttattagcATTTTCAAGAAGACGGATTATCTAGAGAATAATCATATATATGCATACGTAAAAATGGACCACAGTGACTTATTTGTAGTTGTTAGTTGCCCTGCTACCTAGTTTGTTAGCGCATTTGAGcacacattttaattttcctcTAATTAAAATGTGCAGTATTTTCAGTATCATATTTAACTATTTAGAGAATGATTTCCACCTTTATGTTTTAATATCCTAGGCATCTGCtgtaataatattttagaaaatgtttggaaTTTAAGAAATAACTTGTGTTACTAATTTGTATAACCCATATCTGTGCAATGGAATATAAATATCACAAAGTTGTTTAACTAGACTGCGTGTTGTTTTTCCCGTATAATAAAACCAAAGAATAGTTTGGTTCTTCAAATCTTAAGAGAATCCACAtaaaagaagaaactattttttaaaaattcacttctaTATATACAATGAGTAAAATCacagattttttctttaaataaaaataagtcattttaataACTAAACCAGATTCTTTGTGGATACTATTAAAGTAACATTTAAGCCTCAACCTTGAATGATGTTGTTTaatataaaatgcttttatttttgatggAAAGGCAATCAAAGCCTAAAGTTTCCAAGGAACATAAAATAACTGTGCTTCCCTGAGAATGCCCCCCTCACAAGTGGAACATTTTGAGTTAATAATGATGATTTTTATGTTTCTAAGGTTGCTTCCTCTCTGAAATAATTCAGAATCCACCCCCATTTAATAAAATACCTATGATTCATTTCACCTCAAATTCCTAAGACAAAAAATTTCAATTCTGACTTTAGGAGGTCAGAGTTTTTAAAGCTTCCAACTCTTAAAGGATTTGGTCTAGAAACCAATTCTAATTCAAAAGGATATTATTTACTCAtggcttttcatttcatttcagtaaTATTGTCAGAACTTTAAGTCAGTGAGTTGGGTATTCAGGAATTAACAATTTTAGAAGACAATATGTTTCAATAAAATGAGAATTGGTTTTTCCTACTTTCCAGGCTCTAAAATTACATGAATTTTCAGGGAGCTGTGAACATTTAGGAGCACATTATTCATTCAGCATCTTTTATATgcccataaaataaaaacatatgataTTGTGTTGAAGATATAtctgcaaagaagaaaaaaagccacTGCCGTCGTGGAGACTCACAATCTAGGAAAAGAGAGGGACAGCAAACAACTCATTACAATACATTGGGATCAGTAGTGTGAGGGAGAAAAACAGGTCTAGgttctttggaaaacatttagGAGAGTCAATGAGACTTTCAGAATGTGAAGTGCATGGGATTAGGTC of the Pan paniscus chromosome 14, NHGRI_mPanPan1-v2.0_pri, whole genome shotgun sequence genome contains:
- the ITM2B gene encoding integral membrane protein 2B, with the translated sequence MVKVTFNSALAQKEAKKDEPKSGEEALIIPPDAVAVDCKDPDDVVPVGQRRAWCWCMCFGLAFMLAGVILGGAYLYKYFALQPDDVYYCGIKYIKDDVILNEPSADAPAALYQTIEENIKIFEEEEVEFISVPVPEFADSDPANIVHDFNKKLTAYLDLNLDKCYVIPLNTSIVMPPRNLLELLINIKAGTYLPQSYLIHEHMVITDRIENIDHLGFFIYRLCHDKETYKLQRRETIKGIQKREASNCFAIRHFENKFAVETLICS